Proteins encoded together in one Bactrocera neohumeralis isolate Rockhampton unplaced genomic scaffold, APGP_CSIRO_Bneo_wtdbg2-racon-allhic-juicebox.fasta_v2 cluster11, whole genome shotgun sequence window:
- the LOC126765910 gene encoding GIGYF family protein Gyf isoform X2 has protein sequence MTDSMKFGPEWLRNMSADNTSSSLLSSGSTAGGGTVMSTSSNSNNGGNGSGHQSFEITSKFRYGREEMLSLFDKNYNMPEILPTFKKIFVEKVQLPLALIPSTDEELLPQVPPVTAQRASWMQRSPVGFNTSTRSGGRGGSVDRGRMRGKPNYHQLYQRPIPMFGEDDPRSITAKTERGWPERNGGGDSLSTGGGNMCGISSSSDWSGTPISSPRKEFSSHPRNLENWRRNRNEDGSGDAPSSGLGSTEGWRGNSGTGGNFAVTHRWGRSASWRDEDMASANIDMGYSGSGHNLTMQRSYSTITTVNERGGYNSSSAKSLQNSSNGFSTNQASGRTFNILSGLNTPITRSSQWNNHSASIGNSSSGEGEDNLPEWAMENPLEGGGTFDSSGAFHGSVDDTENESNEKQSRKKSDSSSESSARNNEGSSVRDSKSLETPTGRTTASLENKSNMSDTSEHSPPCTPVESLIALPSEKSSQPKSETIAQKPKTTKHFSPKTQQNSDMRSRDVTPTTVTSSNLSFYSTDNAANKISTTSGGSASVHRDLSDRMREVTDNMIEKLIMEDDTIGISDNNNRNEIKQDVPPLPVQVTVAPLTPAANNLCAPNVFTTVAAMLKQPPQQPNEGPVSISPTLAPVLMDGLHKGIQLFGGGIVVDHATMQHHHMQQQQQLAAAAKANISAVGHSSHGINSTTLTAGPSDLWYYRDPQSKVQGPFTAIEMTEWYRAGYFNENLFVRRFCDTHFRSLGELIKICNDNMPFTHSHLIPDVDNMHLANPPVVGQDQKPQTSGDYNLKQQTHQQTERHQQQRDQIKSNLSPSADFLSGNVKNLIPVDVSNMYFQMLRHQEILIFNELSENECFQQLTPSEKDAVVRQKLQLFVEYLPNRSGLSNSLAAINHSGTTNQLYDIMDGAKKDVVFSGTVTAGYSNLPQQPPPNTFLEHDDFLLNRQQRPQPIQTVFNNDPFANMLPSVVENSSSVKLNRVIEDQAGNELLNNFNMRMFLPSSNGDHPILSNPKPQEFIDANNADFLNEAQLLVARNSLGQNNSLAHSWLPPIANRAPHQSSNEWQNNLLVGIPMTVTSGCNTNTANANNMTQEIQQQAEQRPKKIIPVSMWDLSTLAHTQGDQIKTEQQVKCEPPNYENHKSSNVLPTLPRQDHASANDGQPNKSSTSLDKHTDTPTEIHQQNSPTLTLPTASSVTKLPKDETVGKHHNISTKRAIKQQLVTSKNSKVSEDSACSKKNEEDRRRDQTEDKRRQKEEKKRQQADEEKRRQQQLDDEKRRQMLEEKERQQQIQAQRRQAMLGNNANVNNSSGLAESGNSSSKLPKENQRIQSSVAPWSAQSNAASLKGGPCLAEIQKAERRERQMEQRQMEMFLKRVRASATAAVEAFDSMLKWNAPVRDVPVKSFAEIQAEEAKRLANEQTMMQRRKEQEQQQATVAMSATSNAGGGPNNISAIWSSTKVWGSTSTTGFWEEPVKFSAAVAANNNSSRGIPYSSKQSSTGQQKVSPSGSACNTTVAVSGPIANQQQNTLRNLRKSQTVSIMQSAGTQNDKSSKNNNQQPSNNAGKPGPTNKTQSQKASGNNADGGSGADKRAFTKNPSNNGSSRVTAPNNKRDDYETEFIAWCTKSLNNMNTKLDVPTFVTFLRDLESPYEVRDYIRMYLGENKESTDFGKQFLERRSKYKNLQRAQNAHNDDMCKPAPAITPSGNDTSDNKGKQKKVKKNKMTKLDARILGFSVTAAEGRTNVGDRVYVDAP, from the exons ATGACAGACTCAATGAAATTTGGTCCTGAATGGCTTCGTAACATGTCTGCGGATAACACAAGTTCTAGTCTATTGTCTAGTGGAAGCACTGCTGGTGGAGGTACCGTGATGTCCACTTCATCCAATTCAAACAACGGTGGTAATGGAAGTGGTCATCAATCATTTGAAATAACTTCAA AATTCCGTTATGGCCGTGAAGAAATGCTGTCATTATTCGATAAAAACTATAACATGCCTGAAATACTACCAacgtttaagaaaatatttgttgaaaaggTGCAGTTACCACTAGCTCTTATACCaagtacagatgaggaactgcTGCCACAGGTTCCACCGGTTACAGCA CAACGAGCTTCATGGATGCAACGATCACCAGTTGGTTTCAATACCTCTACAAGAAGCGGGGGAAGAGGGGGTTCTGTAGACCGTGGTCGGATGCGAGGTAAGCCAAATTATCATCAATTATACCAACGACCAATACCTATGTTTGGCGAAGATGATCCACGATCAATAACAGCGAAG ACTGAACGCGGGTGGCCGGAACGGAATGGGGGAGGCGATTCTTTAAGCACAGGGGGCGGCAATATGTGTGGCATCAGCTCAAGTTCAGATTGGAGTGGTACTCCAATTTCAAGTCCGCGAAAAGAATTTTCTAGCCACCCAAGGAACTTGGAAAATTGGCGTCGTAATCGCAACGAGGATGGTTCGGGCGATGCTCCTAGCAGTGGGTTGGGCAGTACTGAAGGTTGGCGCGGTAATAGTGGCACAGGCGGTAATTTCGCAGTAACTCATCGTTGgg GGCGTTCGGCAAGCTGGCGTGACGAAGATATGGCATCGGCTAATATTGATATGGGGTATAGCGGAAGTGGACATAATTTGACGATGCAACGTTCCTACTCTACCATAACTACTGTGAACGAACGTGGAGGCTATAATAGCAGTTCAGCAAAATCACTACAGAATTCGTCAAACGGTTTTAGCACCAACCAAGCTTCCGGTCGAACTTTCAACATCTTATCTGGTTTAAATACACCGATAACACGCTCTTCTCAATGGAATAATCATAGTGCAAGTATAGGTAACTCTTCAAGTGGAGAGGGAGAAGACAATTTGCCGGAATGGGCTATGGAAAACCCATTGGAAGGCGGTGGAACATTTGATTCAAGTGGAGCATTTCACGGTTCTGTGGACGATACTGAAAATGAAAGTAATGAGAAACAAAGCCGAAAAAAAAGTGATTCCAGTAGTGAAAGCTCTGCACGTAATAATGAAGGGAGTAGCGTGAGAGACAGCAAATCTTTGGAGACTCCAACAGGGAGAACAACAGCATCTcttgaaaacaaaagcaatatgtCTGACACTTCTGAACACTCACCTCCATGTACACCTGTAGAGAGTTTAATAGCACTGCCTAGTGAAAAATCGTCACAACCAAAATCGGAGACTATtgcacaaaaaccaaaaacgacAAAACATTTTTCACCCAAAACCCAACAAAATTCGGACATGCGTAGTAGAGATGTAACACCTACAACAGTTACATCTTCAAATTTGTCTTTCTACAGCACTGACAATGCGGCTAATAAAATAAGTACTACTTCTGGCGGTAGTGCCAGTGTTCATCGTGATCTGTCAGATCGTATGAGGGAGGTTACTGATAATATGATTGAAAAGTTGATTATGGAAGATGATACCATCGGCATTAGTGATAATAATAAccgaaatgaaatcaaacaGGATGTTCCACCCTTACCAGTGCAGGTCACCGTAGCACCTCTCACCCCTGCAGCTAATAACTTATGTGCTCCTAATGTTTTTACAACAGTAGCTGCCATGCTTAAGCAACCGCCGCAACAACCGAACGAAGGTCCAGTGTCTATTTCTCCGACTTTAGCACCAGTCCTCATGGATGGTCTTCACAAGGGCATACAACTTTTCGGTGGAGGAATAGTAGTGGATCATGCTACAATGCAGCACCACCacatgcagcagcagcagcaactggCAGCTgctgcaaaagcaaatatttcggCAGTTGGTCATTCTTCTCATGGTATAAATTCTACAACGTTAACAGCAGGACCATCTGACCTGTGGTATTATAGAGATCCTCAATCAAAAGTTCAAGGTCCATTCACAGCGATCGAAATGACGGAATGGTATCGAGCTGGCTACTTTAATGAGAATTTGTTTGTACGCCGATTTTGTGATACGCATTTTCGTTCTTTGGGGGAGTTGATAAAGATTTGCAATGACAATATGCCTTTTACTCACAGCCATCTAATACCAGATGTAGATAATATGCATTTAGCTAATCCTCCTGTAGTAGGGCAAGACCAAAAGCCCCAAACATCTGGAGATTATAATCTAAAGCAACAGACTCATCAGCAAACTGAAcgacatcaacaacaacgtgatcaaattaaaagcaatttgaGTCCTTCAGCTGATTTTTTAAGCGGCAATGTTAAAAATCTTATACCTGTTGACGTTTCCAATATGTACTTCCAGATGTTACGTCACCAAGAGATATTGATATTTAATGAATTATCGGAAAATGAATGTTTCCAACAACTTACACCTTCAGAAAAAGATGCCGTGGTACGACAAAAACTGCAACTGTTTGTAGAATATTTGCCTAATAGGTCTGGTTTAAGTAATTCATTAGCGGCAATAAATCATTCGGGGACGACAAACCAATTGTATGACATAATGGATGGTGCCAAAAAAGACGTAGTGTTTAGTGGCACTGTTACCGCAGGATATTCAAATCTTCCACAGCAGCCGCCACCGAACACATTTTTGGAACATGATGATTTTCTTCTGAATAGACAACAGCGCCCACAACCTATTCAAACTGTATTTAATAATGATCCATTTGCTAATATGTTGCCAAGTGTCGTGGAAAATAGTAGTTCCGTGAAACTAAATCGTGTAATTGAGGACCAAGCGGGAAATGAGttacttaataattttaatatgagaATGTTTTTACCTTCAAGTAATGGTGATCATCCTATACTTTCAAATCCAAAACCTCAAGAGTTTATTGACGCTAATAATGCTGATTTTCTGAATGAAGCACAATTGTTAGTTGCCAGAAATTCTTTGGGTCAAAATAATTCTCTCGCCCATTCATGGCTACCACCGATAGCTAATCGAGCTCCACATCAATCTTCCAATGAAtggcaaaataatttattggtgGGAATACCTATGACAGTTACGTCGGGTTGTAACACTAACACCGCCAATGCAAATAATATGACACAAGAAATTCAGCAACAGGCGGAACAACGtccgaaaaaaataattccGGTATCTATGTGGGATTTGTCCACTTTGGCGCACACTCAAGGCGATCAGATAAAAACAGAGCAGCAAGTGAAATGCGAACCCCCAAACTATGAAAATCATAAATCTTCAAATGTACTACCTACGCTTCCTAGGCAAGATCATGCCAGCGCAAATGATGGTCAGCCCAATAAGTCCTCTACTAGTCTTGATAAACATACTGATACACCAACAGAAATTCACCAGCAAAACTCACCAACACTGACACTGCCAACAGCATCATCTGTGACAAAACTGCCAAAAGATGAAACTGTTGGTAAACACCATAATATTAGTACAAAACGTGCGATCAAGCAACAGCTTGTAACCAGTAAGAACTCAAAGGTGTCTGAGGATAGTGCTTGTAGCAAAAAAAATGAAGAGGATCGGCGTCGAGATCAAACTGAAGATAAGCGTCGGCAGAAGGAGGAAAAGAAACGCCAGCAAGCAGATGAGGAAAAACGCCGCCAACAACAATTAGATGATGAAAAGCGTCGACAAATGCTTGAAGAAAAAGAACGGCAGCAGCAGATCCAAGCACAACGGCGACAAGCAATGCTTGGAAATAACGCCAATGTAAATAATTCTTCTGGTTTAGCTGAATCTGGGAATTCAAGTTCTAAACTTCCTAAAGAAAATCAGCGTATACAATCATCGGTTGCACCATGGTCCGCTCAAAGCAATGCAGCATCTTTAAAAGGTGGGCCATGTCTAGCTGAAATACAAAAAGCTGAAAGACGGGAACGCCAAATGGAACAGCGTCAAATGGAAATGTTTCTCAAACGAGTTCGTGCTAGTGCCACCGCTGCTGTTGAAGCATTTGATTCTATGTTAAAATGGAACGCACCTGTAAGGGACGTCCCCGTTAAAAGTTTTGCCGAAATACAAGCAGAAGAAGCTAAGCGATTAGCCAACGAACAGACTATGATGCAGCGTCGCAAAGAACAAGAACAGCAGCAAGCGACGGTTGCCATGAGTGCAACAAGTAATGCGGGTGGAGGTCCCAATAATATTTCGGCTATATGGTCAAGCACAAAAGTTTGGGGTTCAACAAGCACAACTGGTTTCTGGGAAGAACCTGTCAAATTTAGTGCTGCGGTTGCTGCTAATAACAATTCTAGTAGAGGGATTCCCTATAGTTCTAAACAATCTTCAACCGGACAACAAAAAGTGTCACCATCTGGTTCTGCCTGTAACACAACCGTTGCTGTTAGTGGGCCAATtgcaaaccaacaacaaaataccTTACGTAACTTACGTAAAAGTCAAACTGTGTCCATTATGCAAAGTGCTGGAACCCAAAATGATAAAAGTTCTAAGAACAATAACCAACAACCAAGTAACAATGCAGGAAAACCAGGCCCAACTAATAAAACTCAATCACAAAAAGCTAGTGGAAATAATGCTGATGGTGGTAGTGGGGCTGATAAAAGAGCCTTTACTAAAAATCCATCGAACAATGGGTCTAGCCGTGTCACCGCCCCTAACAATAAACGAGATGACTATGAGACCGAGTTTATTGCCTGGTGTACAAAAAGTCTGAACAACATGAATACAAAACTGgatg tgcctacttttgtaacatttttaCGAGACTTGGAATCACCATATGAAGTTAGAGACTATATACGAATGTATTTAG GTGAAAATAAAGAGTCTACCGACTTTGGGAAGCAGTTTCTCGAACGCCggagcaaatataaaaatttgcaacgTGCACAAAACGCTCATAATGATGACATGTGTAAGCCAGCACCTGCCATAACACCATCTGGCAATGATACTTCCGACAATAAG ggaaaacaaaagaaagtcAAGAAGAATAAAATGACTAAACTGGATGCGCGCATTTTGGGCTTTTCCGTTACTGCTGCAGAAGGTCGCACGAATGTGGGAGATAGAGTGTACGTAGATGCGCCATAA